The following are from one region of the Dreissena polymorpha isolate Duluth1 chromosome 2, UMN_Dpol_1.0, whole genome shotgun sequence genome:
- the LOC127867347 gene encoding uncharacterized protein LOC127867347: MGKQEMTPTAANKILCGVLACVVGLISFVSSIRIETSSEATGVGEQRLRCFANTSFRFHFSDENNNTMEIVECATPPSTDCNPLNTTFTNKYNITSTPDGGLLTIMNCNKNDYGTYTCVNNLDPSERSNSIKLVCKDPSESEGTKLVNIDTSGSNSNDTGKYLIMTILILRFI; encoded by the exons ATGGGAAAACAAGAAATGACACCAACGGCTGCAAACAAG ATTCTATGTGGTGTTCTGGCCTGTGTTGTTGGGCTGATATCAT TTGTCTCGTCAATACGCATTGAAACTTCGTCAGAAGCTACTGGTGTTGGAGAACAACGACTGAGGTGTTTTGCGAACACTAGTTTCCGATTTCATTTTTctgatgaaaataacaatactatGGAGATTGTAGAATGCGCAACTCCACCCAGTACAGATTGCAATCCGTTGAATACAACATTTACGAATAAGTATAATATAACGTCTACGCCAGATGGCGGCTTGTTAACCATAATGAATTGTAACAAGAACGATTACGGAACATATACATGTGTCAATAATCTAGATCCATCAGAGAGGAGTAACAGTATCAAGTTAGTGTGCAAAGATCCATCAGAGAGTGAAGGTACCAAGTTAGTAAACATAGACACTAGCGGGAGCAATTCAAATGATACTGGAAAATACTTAATAATGACTATCTTAATTCTgcgttttatttaa